A single Oryza brachyantha chromosome 8, ObraRS2, whole genome shotgun sequence DNA region contains:
- the LOC102707989 gene encoding probable potassium transporter 4 isoform X2: protein MDVEAGRKDKDKKGVSQDLILAYKTLGVVFGGLVTSPLYVYPSMNLTNPTEEDYLGIYSIMFWTLTLIGFVKYICIALNADDHGEGGTFAMYSLLCQHANIGILPSKKIYTEEESLTSTQPVVAGRPGRLRRFIERSIIARRLLLLTAILGMCMLIGDGILTPAISVLSAIDGLRGPFPSVSKPAVEGLSAAILVGLFLLQKYGTSRVSFMFSPIMAAWTFTTPVIGVYSIWRYYPGIFKAMSPHYIVRFFVTNQTRGWQLLGGTVLCITGAEAMFADLGHFSKRSIQIAFLSSIYPSLVLTYAGQTAYLINNVDDFSDGFYKFVPRPVYWPMFVIATLAAIVASQSLISATFSVIKQSVALDYFPRVKVVHTSKSKEGEVYSPETNYMLMLLCVGVILGFGDGKDIGNAFGVVVILVMLITTILLTLVMLIIWGTHAVLVALYFVPFLLLEGTYVSAVCAKILRGGWVPFAVSVALAVVMFGWYYGRQRKTEYEAANKVTLERLGELLSAPGVHRVPGLCFFYSNRQDGWLTPVLAHYIRNMRSLHEVTVFLTLRYLLVARVDVKDRVAVRRLGPSGVYGCTIHYGYADAIDFEEEDGLAGQVVGALREHVGGEEAARVEAARAAGVVHVRGKMRFHVGKDTRLFDRLLLGFYEFLHSTCRSALPALGIPLQQRVEIGMLYKA, encoded by the exons ATGGATGTTGAGGCCGGGAGAAAAGACAAAGAT AAGAAGGGGGTCAGCCAAGATCTGATCCTAGCTTACAAGACGCTTGGTGTAGTTTTCGGTGGCCTTGTTACCTCACCCCTCTATGTCTACCCATCGATGAACCTGACGAATCCTACTGAAGAAGACTACCTGGGAATATACAGCATCATGTTCTGGACACTCACTCTCATCGGCTTCGTCAAGTACATCTGCATCGCTCTCAACGCTGACGATCACGGCGAAG GTGGCACATTTGCGATGTATTCTCTGCTCTGTCAGCACGCCAACATAGGGATCCTCCCATCCAAGAAGATCTACACTGAAGAAGAAAGCCTGACCTCGACTCAGCCTGTTGTAGCTGGAAGGCCCGGAAGATTGAGAAGGTTCATCGAGAGAAGCATAATCGCCAGGAGGCTTCTGCTGCTTACTGCCATTCTAGGCATGTGCATGCTCATCGGTGATGGCATCCTCACCCCTGCGATCTCAGTCTTGTCAGCGATCGATGGACTCAGAGGCCCTTTCCCATCAGTCAGTAAAC CTGCTGTGGAGGGACTGTCTGCGGCGATTCTCGTTGGGCTGTTCTTGCTGCAGAAGTACGGCACGTCGAGAGTGAGCTTCATGTTTTCGCCGATCATGGCGGCGTGGACTTTCACCACCCCGGTGATCGGCGTGTACAGCATCTGGCGCTACTACCCAGGCATCTTCAAAGCCATGTCGCCGCACTACATCGTCCGGTTCTTCGTGACGAACCAGACGAGAGGCTGGCAGCTGCTCGGCGGCACCGTCCTCTGCATCACAG GCGCGGAGGCGATGTTTGCGGATCTTGGTCACTTCAGCAAGAGGTCCATCCAGATCGCGTTCCTGTCGAGCATATACCCTTCGCTGGTGCTGACGTACGCCGGGCAGACGGCGTACCTGATCAACAACGTCGACGACTTCAGCGACGGGTTCTACAAGTTCGTGCCGCGGCCGGTGTACTGGCCCATGTTCGTGATCGCGACGCTGGCGGCGATCGTGGCGAGCCAGTCGCTGATCTCGGCCACCTTCTCCGTCATCAAGCAGTCGGTGGCGCTGGACTACTTCCCGCGGGTGAAGGTGGTGCACACGTCCAAGAGCAAGGAGGGGGAGGTGTACTCGCCGGAGACCAACTACATGCTGATGCTGCTGTGCGTCGGCGTCATCCTCGGCTTCGGCGACGGCAAGGACATCGGCAACGCGTTCGGCGTGGTGGTGATCCTCGTGATGCTCATCACCACCATCCTGCTCACGCTGGTGATGCTCATCATCTGGGGCACCCACGCCGTGCTGGTGGCGCTCTACTTCGTGCCGTTCCTGCTCCTGGAGGGCACCTACGTGAGCGCCGTGTGCGCCAAGATCCTCCGCGGCGGGTGGGTGCCGTTCGCCGTGTCGGTGGCGCTGGCGGTGGTCATGTTCGGGTGGTACTACGGCCGGCAGCGGAAGACGGAGTACGAGGCGGCGAACAAGGTGACCCTGGAGCGGCTCGGTGAGCTCCTCTCGGCGCCCGGCGTGCACCGCGTCCCGGGGCTCTGCTTCTTCTACAGCAACAGGCAGGACGGGTGGCTGACCCCGGTGCTCGCGCACTACATCAGGAACATGCGGTCGCTGCACGAGGTGACCGTCTTCCTCACCCTCCGCTACCTGCTGGTGGCCAGGGTGGACGTCAAGGACagggtcgccgtccgccgcctcggccccaGCGGGGTGTACGGCTGCACCATCCACTACGGCTACGCCGACGCCATCGActtcgaggaggaggacggcctCGCAGGGCAGGTGGTGGGCGCGCTGCGGGAGCACGTCGGGGGCGAGGAGGCCGCgcgggtggaggcggcgagggccgCCGGGGTGGTGCACGTCAGGGGCAAGATGAGGTTCCACGTCGGCAAGGACACCCGGCTGTTCGACCGGCTGCTGCTCGGGTTCTACGAGTTCCTGCACAGCACCTGCCGCTccgcgctgccggcgctcggcATCCCGCTGCAGCAGCGCGTCGAGATCGGCATGCTCTACAAGGCCTAA
- the LOC102707989 gene encoding probable potassium transporter 4 isoform X3 — protein sequence MDVEAGRKDKDGVSQDLILAYKTLGVVFGGLVTSPLYVYPSMNLTNPTEEDYLGIYSIMFWTLTLIGFVKYICIALNADDHGEGGTFAMYSLLCQHANIGILPSKKIYTEEESLTSTQPVVAGRPGRLRRFIERSIIARRLLLLTAILGMCMLIGDGILTPAISVLSAIDGLRGPFPSVSKPAVEGLSAAILVGLFLLQKYGTSRVSFMFSPIMAAWTFTTPVIGVYSIWRYYPGIFKAMSPHYIVRFFVTNQTRGWQLLGGTVLCITGAEAMFADLGHFSKRSIQIAFLSSIYPSLVLTYAGQTAYLINNVDDFSDGFYKFVPRPVYWPMFVIATLAAIVASQSLISATFSVIKQSVALDYFPRVKVVHTSKSKEGEVYSPETNYMLMLLCVGVILGFGDGKDIGNAFGVVVILVMLITTILLTLVMLIIWGTHAVLVALYFVPFLLLEGTYVSAVCAKILRGGWVPFAVSVALAVVMFGWYYGRQRKTEYEAANKVTLERLGELLSAPGVHRVPGLCFFYSNRQDGWLTPVLAHYIRNMRSLHEVTVFLTLRYLLVARVDVKDRVAVRRLGPSGVYGCTIHYGYADAIDFEEEDGLAGQVVGALREHVGGEEAARVEAARAAGVVHVRGKMRFHVGKDTRLFDRLLLGFYEFLHSTCRSALPALGIPLQQRVEIGMLYKA from the exons ATGGATGTTGAGGCCGGGAGAAAAGACAAAGAT GGGGTCAGCCAAGATCTGATCCTAGCTTACAAGACGCTTGGTGTAGTTTTCGGTGGCCTTGTTACCTCACCCCTCTATGTCTACCCATCGATGAACCTGACGAATCCTACTGAAGAAGACTACCTGGGAATATACAGCATCATGTTCTGGACACTCACTCTCATCGGCTTCGTCAAGTACATCTGCATCGCTCTCAACGCTGACGATCACGGCGAAG GTGGCACATTTGCGATGTATTCTCTGCTCTGTCAGCACGCCAACATAGGGATCCTCCCATCCAAGAAGATCTACACTGAAGAAGAAAGCCTGACCTCGACTCAGCCTGTTGTAGCTGGAAGGCCCGGAAGATTGAGAAGGTTCATCGAGAGAAGCATAATCGCCAGGAGGCTTCTGCTGCTTACTGCCATTCTAGGCATGTGCATGCTCATCGGTGATGGCATCCTCACCCCTGCGATCTCAGTCTTGTCAGCGATCGATGGACTCAGAGGCCCTTTCCCATCAGTCAGTAAAC CTGCTGTGGAGGGACTGTCTGCGGCGATTCTCGTTGGGCTGTTCTTGCTGCAGAAGTACGGCACGTCGAGAGTGAGCTTCATGTTTTCGCCGATCATGGCGGCGTGGACTTTCACCACCCCGGTGATCGGCGTGTACAGCATCTGGCGCTACTACCCAGGCATCTTCAAAGCCATGTCGCCGCACTACATCGTCCGGTTCTTCGTGACGAACCAGACGAGAGGCTGGCAGCTGCTCGGCGGCACCGTCCTCTGCATCACAG GCGCGGAGGCGATGTTTGCGGATCTTGGTCACTTCAGCAAGAGGTCCATCCAGATCGCGTTCCTGTCGAGCATATACCCTTCGCTGGTGCTGACGTACGCCGGGCAGACGGCGTACCTGATCAACAACGTCGACGACTTCAGCGACGGGTTCTACAAGTTCGTGCCGCGGCCGGTGTACTGGCCCATGTTCGTGATCGCGACGCTGGCGGCGATCGTGGCGAGCCAGTCGCTGATCTCGGCCACCTTCTCCGTCATCAAGCAGTCGGTGGCGCTGGACTACTTCCCGCGGGTGAAGGTGGTGCACACGTCCAAGAGCAAGGAGGGGGAGGTGTACTCGCCGGAGACCAACTACATGCTGATGCTGCTGTGCGTCGGCGTCATCCTCGGCTTCGGCGACGGCAAGGACATCGGCAACGCGTTCGGCGTGGTGGTGATCCTCGTGATGCTCATCACCACCATCCTGCTCACGCTGGTGATGCTCATCATCTGGGGCACCCACGCCGTGCTGGTGGCGCTCTACTTCGTGCCGTTCCTGCTCCTGGAGGGCACCTACGTGAGCGCCGTGTGCGCCAAGATCCTCCGCGGCGGGTGGGTGCCGTTCGCCGTGTCGGTGGCGCTGGCGGTGGTCATGTTCGGGTGGTACTACGGCCGGCAGCGGAAGACGGAGTACGAGGCGGCGAACAAGGTGACCCTGGAGCGGCTCGGTGAGCTCCTCTCGGCGCCCGGCGTGCACCGCGTCCCGGGGCTCTGCTTCTTCTACAGCAACAGGCAGGACGGGTGGCTGACCCCGGTGCTCGCGCACTACATCAGGAACATGCGGTCGCTGCACGAGGTGACCGTCTTCCTCACCCTCCGCTACCTGCTGGTGGCCAGGGTGGACGTCAAGGACagggtcgccgtccgccgcctcggccccaGCGGGGTGTACGGCTGCACCATCCACTACGGCTACGCCGACGCCATCGActtcgaggaggaggacggcctCGCAGGGCAGGTGGTGGGCGCGCTGCGGGAGCACGTCGGGGGCGAGGAGGCCGCgcgggtggaggcggcgagggccgCCGGGGTGGTGCACGTCAGGGGCAAGATGAGGTTCCACGTCGGCAAGGACACCCGGCTGTTCGACCGGCTGCTGCTCGGGTTCTACGAGTTCCTGCACAGCACCTGCCGCTccgcgctgccggcgctcggcATCCCGCTGCAGCAGCGCGTCGAGATCGGCATGCTCTACAAGGCCTAA
- the LOC102707989 gene encoding probable potassium transporter 4 isoform X1 — protein MVDSIFCTMLLLLQKKGVSQDLILAYKTLGVVFGGLVTSPLYVYPSMNLTNPTEEDYLGIYSIMFWTLTLIGFVKYICIALNADDHGEGGTFAMYSLLCQHANIGILPSKKIYTEEESLTSTQPVVAGRPGRLRRFIERSIIARRLLLLTAILGMCMLIGDGILTPAISVLSAIDGLRGPFPSVSKPAVEGLSAAILVGLFLLQKYGTSRVSFMFSPIMAAWTFTTPVIGVYSIWRYYPGIFKAMSPHYIVRFFVTNQTRGWQLLGGTVLCITGAEAMFADLGHFSKRSIQIAFLSSIYPSLVLTYAGQTAYLINNVDDFSDGFYKFVPRPVYWPMFVIATLAAIVASQSLISATFSVIKQSVALDYFPRVKVVHTSKSKEGEVYSPETNYMLMLLCVGVILGFGDGKDIGNAFGVVVILVMLITTILLTLVMLIIWGTHAVLVALYFVPFLLLEGTYVSAVCAKILRGGWVPFAVSVALAVVMFGWYYGRQRKTEYEAANKVTLERLGELLSAPGVHRVPGLCFFYSNRQDGWLTPVLAHYIRNMRSLHEVTVFLTLRYLLVARVDVKDRVAVRRLGPSGVYGCTIHYGYADAIDFEEEDGLAGQVVGALREHVGGEEAARVEAARAAGVVHVRGKMRFHVGKDTRLFDRLLLGFYEFLHSTCRSALPALGIPLQQRVEIGMLYKA, from the exons ATGGTTGATTCTATTTTCTGTACCATGCTGTTATTGTTGCAGAAGAAGGGGGTCAGCCAAGATCTGATCCTAGCTTACAAGACGCTTGGTGTAGTTTTCGGTGGCCTTGTTACCTCACCCCTCTATGTCTACCCATCGATGAACCTGACGAATCCTACTGAAGAAGACTACCTGGGAATATACAGCATCATGTTCTGGACACTCACTCTCATCGGCTTCGTCAAGTACATCTGCATCGCTCTCAACGCTGACGATCACGGCGAAG GTGGCACATTTGCGATGTATTCTCTGCTCTGTCAGCACGCCAACATAGGGATCCTCCCATCCAAGAAGATCTACACTGAAGAAGAAAGCCTGACCTCGACTCAGCCTGTTGTAGCTGGAAGGCCCGGAAGATTGAGAAGGTTCATCGAGAGAAGCATAATCGCCAGGAGGCTTCTGCTGCTTACTGCCATTCTAGGCATGTGCATGCTCATCGGTGATGGCATCCTCACCCCTGCGATCTCAGTCTTGTCAGCGATCGATGGACTCAGAGGCCCTTTCCCATCAGTCAGTAAAC CTGCTGTGGAGGGACTGTCTGCGGCGATTCTCGTTGGGCTGTTCTTGCTGCAGAAGTACGGCACGTCGAGAGTGAGCTTCATGTTTTCGCCGATCATGGCGGCGTGGACTTTCACCACCCCGGTGATCGGCGTGTACAGCATCTGGCGCTACTACCCAGGCATCTTCAAAGCCATGTCGCCGCACTACATCGTCCGGTTCTTCGTGACGAACCAGACGAGAGGCTGGCAGCTGCTCGGCGGCACCGTCCTCTGCATCACAG GCGCGGAGGCGATGTTTGCGGATCTTGGTCACTTCAGCAAGAGGTCCATCCAGATCGCGTTCCTGTCGAGCATATACCCTTCGCTGGTGCTGACGTACGCCGGGCAGACGGCGTACCTGATCAACAACGTCGACGACTTCAGCGACGGGTTCTACAAGTTCGTGCCGCGGCCGGTGTACTGGCCCATGTTCGTGATCGCGACGCTGGCGGCGATCGTGGCGAGCCAGTCGCTGATCTCGGCCACCTTCTCCGTCATCAAGCAGTCGGTGGCGCTGGACTACTTCCCGCGGGTGAAGGTGGTGCACACGTCCAAGAGCAAGGAGGGGGAGGTGTACTCGCCGGAGACCAACTACATGCTGATGCTGCTGTGCGTCGGCGTCATCCTCGGCTTCGGCGACGGCAAGGACATCGGCAACGCGTTCGGCGTGGTGGTGATCCTCGTGATGCTCATCACCACCATCCTGCTCACGCTGGTGATGCTCATCATCTGGGGCACCCACGCCGTGCTGGTGGCGCTCTACTTCGTGCCGTTCCTGCTCCTGGAGGGCACCTACGTGAGCGCCGTGTGCGCCAAGATCCTCCGCGGCGGGTGGGTGCCGTTCGCCGTGTCGGTGGCGCTGGCGGTGGTCATGTTCGGGTGGTACTACGGCCGGCAGCGGAAGACGGAGTACGAGGCGGCGAACAAGGTGACCCTGGAGCGGCTCGGTGAGCTCCTCTCGGCGCCCGGCGTGCACCGCGTCCCGGGGCTCTGCTTCTTCTACAGCAACAGGCAGGACGGGTGGCTGACCCCGGTGCTCGCGCACTACATCAGGAACATGCGGTCGCTGCACGAGGTGACCGTCTTCCTCACCCTCCGCTACCTGCTGGTGGCCAGGGTGGACGTCAAGGACagggtcgccgtccgccgcctcggccccaGCGGGGTGTACGGCTGCACCATCCACTACGGCTACGCCGACGCCATCGActtcgaggaggaggacggcctCGCAGGGCAGGTGGTGGGCGCGCTGCGGGAGCACGTCGGGGGCGAGGAGGCCGCgcgggtggaggcggcgagggccgCCGGGGTGGTGCACGTCAGGGGCAAGATGAGGTTCCACGTCGGCAAGGACACCCGGCTGTTCGACCGGCTGCTGCTCGGGTTCTACGAGTTCCTGCACAGCACCTGCCGCTccgcgctgccggcgctcggcATCCCGCTGCAGCAGCGCGTCGAGATCGGCATGCTCTACAAGGCCTAA
- the LOC121055208 gene encoding protein XRI1-like has product MDREMQIKERKSHGLSSPTIPLRLLLHAMDMETAQERETHAWRRWHLDATMACSLGDTSRFLFEWVPQLKYFGLGVVGVGAAGDPHGHELELELFFPKCMDQPSAPEAAAAVTTVLPTNQDTMVMYDEFDELLQNFRDGKEEQLVGFDFSSFLKEEESSEVTCLLGDDGDELPLGPSSVPPMGPPDITARQPQADNEQPPSSASSHCNVGPHTSDTGTSADKNCSSKRPVTPEARETASSKRSRTATPPAVAGTSVVCPFAVLKPSGLDGGATLADINARILTRPARPVRHPVGEFACAPRAAAGSRPAPSGKTVAGFTRLRTAGSGTITIIRTRG; this is encoded by the exons ATGGATCGAGAGATGCAGATAAAGGAAAGAAAG AGCCACGGCCTCTCCTCCCCCACAATTCcactgcggctgctgctgcatgccaTGGACATGGAGACAGCTCAAGAAAGGGAGACGCACGCATGGCGGCGCTGGCATTTAGACGCCACCATGGCCTGCAGCTTGGGCGACACCAGCCGCTTCCTGTTTGAATGGGTTCCACAGCTTAAGTACTTTGGTCTTGGGGTAGTGGGGGTTGGCGCCGCCGGTGATCCCCATGGCCATgagctcgagctcgagctcTTCTTCCCCAAGT GTATGGATCAGCCGTCTGCTCCAGAGGCGGCAGCTGCTGTGACGACCGTCTTGCCAACAAATCAGGATACCATGGTGATGTACGACGAGTTTGATGAACTGCTCCAG AATTTCCGTGACGGAAAGGAGGAGCAGCTCGTAGGCTTCGATTTCAGCTCTTTTctgaaggaggaggagagcagtGAGGTTACCTGTCTCCTAG GCGATGATGGTGATGAACTTCCTTTGGGTCCGAGCTCCGTGCCACCAATGGGACCCCCTGATATCACCGCGAGGCAGCCGCAAGCAGACAATGAGCAGCCTCCCAGCTCTGCCTCATCCCACTGCAATGTGGGCCCACATACCAGTGACACTGGCACGAGTGCCGACAAAAACTGTTCATCCAAGCGTCCGGTGACACCGGAAG CGCGAGAGACAGCGAGCAGCAAGAGAAGCaggacggcgacgccgcccgccgtcgccgggacATCGGTGGTGTGCCCATTCGCCGTGCTGAAGCCCAGcgggctggacggcggcgcgacgctcGCCGACATCAACGCGCGGATCCTCACGAGGCCGGCCAGGCCGGTCAGGCACCCCGTGGGGGAGTTCGCCTGcgccccgcgcgcggcggccggcagccgGCCGGCCCCGTCGGGCAAAACGGTCGCCGGCTTCACGCGGCTGCGCACCGCCGGGAGTGGCACGATAACCATCATACGGACCAGGGGCTAA